The proteins below are encoded in one region of Chrysemys picta bellii isolate R12L10 chromosome 4, ASM1138683v2, whole genome shotgun sequence:
- the LOC103306342 gene encoding olfactory receptor 5B21-like isoform X2 — MIKRNDTSVTHFILLGLTNHTDLQGLLFVSFLLVYTMTLMGNLGMMALIHADPHLHTPMYYFLSTLSFVDVCYSSVVTPRLLADFLATDKSISYTGCVAQMAFFLLHGTAECLLLAAMAYDRFVAICRPLLYHTLMSRGMCTRLVAVAYTLSMANSAVQTSNVFRLPFCGPNHINHYFCDIPPLLQLVCSDTTTAKVILYIFSALATMTTLTIILVSYGYILVTVGRMSSAEGRRKALSTCASHFVAIFLFYGTVFFMYIKPRAGDSMDQDKVISVFYTIVIPMLNPLIYSLRNREVKDSLRRKVCGKIFP, encoded by the exons ATGATAAAAA GGAATGACACCTCTGTGACCCATTTCATCCTGCTGGGCCTCACGAACCATACAgacctgcaggggctgctctTTGTGTCCTTCCTGCTCGTTTACACCATGACACTGATGGGAAACCTGGGCATGATGGCCTTGATCCACGCTGACCCccacctccacacccccatgtactacTTCCTCAGCACGCTCTCCTTCGTCGACGTCTGCTACTCCTCCGTGGTCACCCCCCGGCTGCTGGCTGATTTCCTCGCCACCGACAAGTCCATCTCCTACACTGGCTGCGTGGCACAGATGGCTTTCTTCTTACTCCATGGCACAGCCGAGTGTCTGCTCCTGGCCGCCATGGCCTATGACCGGTTTGTGGCCATCTGCCGCCCCCTTCTCTACCACACTCTCATGTCCAGGGGGATGTGCACACGGCTGGTGGCTGTGGCCTACACCCTCAGCATGGCCAACTCAGCCGTGCAGACCAGCAATGTCTTCCGGCTGCCCTTCTGCGGCCCCAACCACATCAATCACTATTTCTGTGACATCCCCCCTCTGCTGCAGCTTGTCTGCAGTGACACCACCACGGCCAAGGTAATTCTCTACATCTTCTCTGCCCTGGCAACCATGACCACCTTGACCATCATTCTGGTATCCTATGGCTACATCCTGGTCACCGTTGGGAGGATGAGCTCAGCAGAGGGCCGCCGGAAGGCCCTGTCCACCTGTGCCTCCCACTTCGTGGCCATCTTTCTCTTTTATGGCACGGTCTTCTTCATGTACATCAAGCCCAGAGCGGGGGACTCAATGGACCAGGACAAGGTCATCTCAGTGTTCTACACCATTGTcatccccatgctgaaccccctgatctacagcctgaggaacagggAGGTAAAGGACTCTCTGAGAAGGAAGGTCTGTGGGAAGATATTTCCTTAA
- the LOC103306342 gene encoding olfactory receptor 5B21-like isoform X1, whose product MAAGGNDTSVTHFILLGLTNHTDLQGLLFVSFLLVYTMTLMGNLGMMALIHADPHLHTPMYYFLSTLSFVDVCYSSVVTPRLLADFLATDKSISYTGCVAQMAFFLLHGTAECLLLAAMAYDRFVAICRPLLYHTLMSRGMCTRLVAVAYTLSMANSAVQTSNVFRLPFCGPNHINHYFCDIPPLLQLVCSDTTTAKVILYIFSALATMTTLTIILVSYGYILVTVGRMSSAEGRRKALSTCASHFVAIFLFYGTVFFMYIKPRAGDSMDQDKVISVFYTIVIPMLNPLIYSLRNREVKDSLRRKVCGKIFP is encoded by the coding sequence ATGGCTGCTGGAGGGAATGACACCTCTGTGACCCATTTCATCCTGCTGGGCCTCACGAACCATACAgacctgcaggggctgctctTTGTGTCCTTCCTGCTCGTTTACACCATGACACTGATGGGAAACCTGGGCATGATGGCCTTGATCCACGCTGACCCccacctccacacccccatgtactacTTCCTCAGCACGCTCTCCTTCGTCGACGTCTGCTACTCCTCCGTGGTCACCCCCCGGCTGCTGGCTGATTTCCTCGCCACCGACAAGTCCATCTCCTACACTGGCTGCGTGGCACAGATGGCTTTCTTCTTACTCCATGGCACAGCCGAGTGTCTGCTCCTGGCCGCCATGGCCTATGACCGGTTTGTGGCCATCTGCCGCCCCCTTCTCTACCACACTCTCATGTCCAGGGGGATGTGCACACGGCTGGTGGCTGTGGCCTACACCCTCAGCATGGCCAACTCAGCCGTGCAGACCAGCAATGTCTTCCGGCTGCCCTTCTGCGGCCCCAACCACATCAATCACTATTTCTGTGACATCCCCCCTCTGCTGCAGCTTGTCTGCAGTGACACCACCACGGCCAAGGTAATTCTCTACATCTTCTCTGCCCTGGCAACCATGACCACCTTGACCATCATTCTGGTATCCTATGGCTACATCCTGGTCACCGTTGGGAGGATGAGCTCAGCAGAGGGCCGCCGGAAGGCCCTGTCCACCTGTGCCTCCCACTTCGTGGCCATCTTTCTCTTTTATGGCACGGTCTTCTTCATGTACATCAAGCCCAGAGCGGGGGACTCAATGGACCAGGACAAGGTCATCTCAGTGTTCTACACCATTGTcatccccatgctgaaccccctgatctacagcctgaggaacagggAGGTAAAGGACTCTCTGAGAAGGAAGGTCTGTGGGAAGATATTTCCTTAA